A single region of the Psychrobacter alimentarius genome encodes:
- the mltG gene encoding endolytic transglycosylase MltG codes for MSKPTSETPPERPNDTSSNQQDSDVGQRADTTPTDSDVPAVEEVKGKPATDVSLISGDNKPRKYKTDNQSFFMQRGYQILLVLGLIAAFFLVMVYQTLFGRIDQPQKMVTIEKGQTYYGLLPQWQQQIPLFSASIAKLYIKSQVDAPLHAGIYQLPENPTMAEALQVLEQGAKAAMVKVQIIEGKTSKDLYQSLRDNPGIKKEVLTADSDNASIAKALDLAGILPDEVVNSNDPIVNHNLEGWFAPDTYYYGEGTSDKQVLTDLYKRQQQALTDAWENRAPDLPYKSPYEALVMASIIEKETSVPDERPLVSAVFNNRMNKGMRMQTDPTIIYGMGSRYEGNIRRRDIDEKTSYNTYQIDGLPPTPIALPSASAIEATLHPADSDALYFVATGTGGHKFTNSLDAHNQAVKEYLGVMREKRSQTPPQ; via the coding sequence ATGAGTAAGCCTACATCTGAAACGCCTCCTGAACGTCCTAATGATACCTCATCAAATCAACAAGATAGTGATGTTGGTCAACGTGCTGATACCACGCCCACAGACTCAGATGTGCCTGCCGTAGAAGAAGTAAAGGGTAAACCTGCGACAGATGTCTCACTCATCAGTGGTGATAATAAGCCGCGTAAGTATAAAACGGACAACCAATCGTTTTTTATGCAGCGCGGCTATCAAATATTGCTTGTGCTTGGACTCATTGCGGCGTTTTTCTTAGTCATGGTGTATCAGACATTGTTTGGACGCATCGATCAGCCACAAAAGATGGTCACGATTGAGAAAGGTCAGACCTATTATGGTTTGCTACCGCAGTGGCAACAGCAGATACCTCTGTTTTCTGCCAGTATTGCTAAGCTATATATCAAGTCGCAAGTTGATGCGCCGCTACATGCAGGGATTTACCAACTACCAGAAAATCCGACCATGGCTGAGGCGCTGCAAGTGCTCGAACAAGGCGCAAAAGCTGCCATGGTAAAAGTACAGATTATCGAAGGCAAAACATCTAAAGACTTATATCAATCGCTACGTGACAATCCGGGCATCAAAAAAGAGGTACTGACTGCCGATAGTGACAATGCCAGTATCGCGAAAGCGCTGGATTTGGCTGGTATATTGCCAGATGAGGTGGTCAACAGTAATGATCCTATCGTCAATCACAATCTTGAAGGTTGGTTTGCTCCGGATACTTATTATTATGGAGAAGGCACCAGCGACAAACAGGTATTGACGGATTTATACAAACGTCAGCAGCAAGCACTCACGGACGCTTGGGAAAATCGTGCCCCAGATTTGCCATATAAGAGTCCTTATGAAGCTTTAGTCATGGCATCTATTATCGAAAAAGAGACCAGTGTGCCTGACGAGCGTCCTTTGGTATCAGCGGTGTTTAATAACCGTATGAATAAAGGCATGCGTATGCAAACGGATCCGACCATTATTTATGGGATGGGAAGTCGTTATGAGGGCAATATTCGCCGCCGCGACATCGATGAGAAAACGTCGTATAATACGTATCAAATTGATGGTTTGCCGCCAACGCCAATCGCATTGCCTTCCGCCTCTGCTATTGAAGCAACCTTACATCCAGCCGATAGCGATGCCTTGTACTTTGTCGCCACTGGTACAGGTGGGCACAAATTTACCAATAGCTTAGATGCACACAATCAAGCCGTAAAAGAGTATTTGGGTGTCATGCGTGAAAAGAGATCGCAAACACCGCCGCAGTAA
- the ybaK gene encoding Cys-tRNA(Pro) deacylase produces the protein MTPAVDLAKKRGLNYQLHEYTHDSQATSFGLEAAEKLGVDVTQVFKTLVVSTESNVLAVAILPVDKTLNFKKMAKAVGCKKIQMADPKQVERTTGYVLGGVSPLGQKKRLTTIIDDSAQSYATIYVSGGRRGLEIELPPEQLSATLTARFGAITDD, from the coding sequence ATGACACCAGCCGTGGATCTTGCCAAAAAACGTGGTCTTAATTACCAATTACACGAATATACTCATGACAGTCAGGCAACCTCTTTTGGCTTAGAAGCCGCAGAAAAGCTTGGCGTGGATGTCACGCAGGTTTTTAAAACCTTGGTGGTGTCGACAGAAAGTAATGTACTTGCCGTTGCAATCTTACCAGTAGACAAGACGTTGAATTTTAAAAAAATGGCCAAGGCAGTGGGCTGTAAAAAGATTCAAATGGCAGATCCCAAGCAAGTAGAACGTACGACTGGCTATGTATTGGGCGGCGTCAGTCCATTAGGACAAAAAAAGCGTTTGACGACGATCATCGATGACTCGGCACAAAGTTATGCCACCATCTATGTGAGTGGCGGTCGTCGAGGTTTAGAGATTGAGCTACCACCTGAGCAGCTATCAGCCACGCTTACTGCTCGCTTTGGTGCTATTACTGATGATTAA
- a CDS encoding DpnD/PcfM family protein has translation MTNEIGLTTYQIEIVETMSRIVEVMATDDSSAILQARTIYRNEDVELFYDDLIDTKFNIFDKK, from the coding sequence ATGACGAACGAAATAGGCTTAACCACTTATCAAATAGAAATCGTTGAAACTATGAGTCGTATTGTTGAAGTAATGGCGACAGATGATTCGTCAGCCATTCTACAAGCTCGGACAATATATAGAAACGAAGACGTTGAGTTGTTTTACGATGACTTGATAGATACCAAATTTAATATTTTTGATAAAAAATAG
- a CDS encoding 5-carboxymethyl-2-hydroxymuconate Delta-isomerase produces the protein MPHLTIQATPNVSISHEESLLKSLNKVLWDSGHFGNPADIKSRIIPLETFLVGVEDDEQTNGFIYASLKIMTGRDLVIRNQLAELLVSTIEKELGPKQSGRAALQVCVEVEEISAVYHKKMLGS, from the coding sequence ATGCCGCATTTAACCATCCAAGCGACGCCCAATGTCAGTATTTCTCATGAAGAATCTTTACTCAAATCGTTGAACAAAGTGCTGTGGGATAGTGGACATTTTGGTAATCCAGCGGATATCAAGAGCCGTATCATACCGCTTGAGACGTTTTTGGTAGGGGTAGAAGACGATGAACAAACCAACGGCTTTATCTATGCCAGCTTAAAAATAATGACAGGCCGTGATTTGGTGATTCGCAATCAACTCGCAGAGCTATTGGTAAGCACTATAGAAAAAGAGTTAGGCCCAAAACAGTCAGGGCGCGCCGCCTTACAAGTATGCGTTGAAGTCGAAGAAATCAGCGCGGTGTATCATAAAAAAATGCTAGGCAGTTAA
- a CDS encoding FUSC family protein gives MMSALKHQPKRASWLTEWFARIKILLSGELSHLLTVNRSKRPWHMPIIAAIAISFPVFVGAYFEALPSGIKASLGAMIILNTPLVGKLPYRLVTVMAWGFAMSLCFALGLMAQHIPALILPIFTLMAFGVVILGRYYRQPPPAGLFILMAGAIALFIPLPLEDIMPATGLVMLGSGFAIVLSLLYSLFLLATRPSTPTPTYSYEPDTIAESIIVAGFVSLALFVTLVLNLSNPYWAAISCFLIIQGIYLRTVWIKQIHRLLGTIVGVGLASWMLSWNLSIWGVALTVLIMMLFIENLVDRHYGLAVIFITPLTIFIAEYGSGLPFSEQAYQVVMRARLYDTAIGCLVGLAGGVVMHSTNLRVPLRRMENWLLARFS, from the coding sequence ATGATGAGTGCATTAAAGCACCAGCCAAAGCGAGCATCTTGGCTAACAGAATGGTTTGCTCGCATCAAAATTTTACTCAGTGGTGAGCTGTCGCATTTATTGACAGTGAACCGTAGCAAGCGACCTTGGCATATGCCGATTATCGCTGCAATCGCTATCAGCTTTCCTGTATTTGTCGGCGCTTATTTTGAAGCATTGCCCTCTGGTATCAAGGCATCGCTTGGGGCGATGATTATCTTGAATACCCCACTGGTTGGTAAGTTGCCTTATCGGTTGGTGACAGTGATGGCATGGGGCTTTGCGATGTCATTGTGCTTTGCCCTAGGCTTGATGGCACAGCATATTCCCGCATTGATATTACCGATATTTACACTCATGGCTTTTGGTGTGGTCATTCTTGGTCGTTATTATCGTCAGCCGCCGCCAGCAGGTTTGTTTATATTGATGGCAGGAGCGATTGCATTATTTATACCGCTGCCTTTAGAAGATATCATGCCAGCCACAGGCCTAGTGATGCTGGGGAGTGGTTTTGCGATTGTCTTGTCGCTACTGTATTCGCTGTTTTTACTTGCCACACGTCCCTCTACGCCCACACCTACCTATAGTTATGAGCCAGATACGATTGCCGAAAGTATCATTGTGGCGGGTTTTGTGAGCTTGGCTTTGTTTGTCACCTTGGTTTTGAACCTCTCCAATCCCTATTGGGCAGCAATCAGCTGTTTTCTGATTATTCAAGGGATTTATTTACGTACGGTATGGATCAAACAAATACATCGTCTGCTCGGGACGATCGTGGGTGTGGGACTGGCCAGTTGGATGTTGTCTTGGAACTTGTCGATATGGGGGGTGGCATTAACAGTCTTGATCATGATGCTGTTTATCGAAAATTTGGTTGATCGGCATTATGGACTGGCCGTAATATTTATCACGCCGCTGACCATATTTATTGCTGAATATGGCAGTGGTTTGCCATTTTCTGAACAAGCCTATCAAGTGGTGATGCGTGCGCGTTTATACGACACAGCGATTGGGTGTTTAGTGGGTTTGGCTGGCGGAGTCGTCATGCACTCGACCAATTTACGTGTGCCGTTACGGCGTATGGAAAATTGGCTACTGGCGCGTTTTTCATAA
- the aroE gene encoding shikimate dehydrogenase: protein MTQHFIVIGNPIAHSKSPKIHTLFAAQTGMDISYQRQYCPNDADSFTAVVEAFFYGGGVGANVTVPFKQIAYAFCAARGGLSAHAKIAGAVNTLLLNKALLDKGVPLAEAIYGDNTDGQGLVNHIKSLNWPLTCARVAIIGAGGAVRGIILPLIESGIATVTIANRTVSKAVELVEELSTASTVIDEQQIKTCSTAELEGSFDIIINATSIGLSDDKLPLSHDLNCQYAYDLMYGRPLPFLQHFEARGAQTSDGYGMLIGQAALSFERWTGHRIDVTKATEDLNKS from the coding sequence ATGACTCAGCATTTTATAGTGATTGGCAATCCGATTGCCCATAGTAAGTCTCCCAAAATCCATACGCTATTTGCCGCACAAACGGGCATGGATATCAGCTATCAGCGTCAATACTGTCCCAATGATGCAGACAGCTTTACCGCGGTGGTCGAGGCGTTTTTTTACGGCGGCGGCGTTGGTGCCAATGTCACTGTGCCATTCAAACAAATTGCTTATGCATTCTGTGCGGCGCGCGGCGGCTTGTCAGCACATGCCAAAATTGCAGGCGCAGTCAATACGCTCTTATTAAACAAGGCTCTGTTGGATAAGGGCGTACCGCTAGCAGAGGCTATTTATGGCGATAATACCGACGGTCAAGGATTGGTCAATCATATAAAAAGTCTGAACTGGCCACTAACATGCGCGCGCGTTGCCATTATCGGTGCCGGCGGCGCTGTTCGCGGTATCATACTGCCCTTGATTGAGTCAGGCATCGCAACAGTAACCATCGCCAATCGAACCGTAAGCAAGGCGGTAGAACTGGTTGAAGAGCTGAGCACAGCCAGCACTGTTATTGATGAGCAGCAGATTAAAACATGCAGCACCGCAGAACTAGAGGGATCATTTGATATTATCATCAATGCCACTTCTATTGGCTTATCAGATGATAAACTACCACTTAGCCATGATTTAAATTGCCAATACGCCTACGACTTGATGTACGGGCGCCCGCTACCATTTTTGCAGCATTTTGAAGCTCGCGGGGCACAGACCTCTGACGGTTATGGCATGCTAATTGGACAAGCGGCGTTAAGTTTTGAGCGTTGGACAGGCCACCGTATTGATGTTACAAAGGCGACGGAAGACTTAAATAAAAGCTAA
- a CDS encoding DpnI domain-containing protein, translated as MNLHFDQRLAKNYHSQAQIIRVLSEAWVKNNGYCPNCNTQPLREFANGKPVADFYCSTCTEQYELKSKKATLSNIINDGAYKTMIERINSDDNPSFFFLTYSKALTVNNFMIIPKHFFTPDIIIKRNPLSATAKRAGWIGCNIDLRHVPESGKIFLVKDQHVIPRDNVTQQFQKTLFLREQSSTSRGWTLDIWQCVDRLDTHFSLNQAYAFSDELQLKHPNNNHIKDKIRQQLQVLRDKGIIEFINRGNYRKLY; from the coding sequence ATGAATCTACATTTTGATCAACGTCTTGCCAAAAATTATCACTCTCAAGCGCAGATTATTCGTGTGCTGAGCGAAGCTTGGGTCAAAAATAATGGCTACTGCCCGAATTGCAACACCCAGCCGCTAAGAGAATTTGCGAATGGTAAACCTGTTGCTGATTTTTATTGCTCTACCTGTACTGAGCAATATGAGCTAAAAAGTAAAAAAGCGACCTTAAGCAATATTATTAACGATGGCGCTTATAAGACAATGATTGAGCGTATCAATAGCGACGACAATCCAAGCTTCTTTTTTTTGACATACTCAAAAGCGCTGACGGTAAATAATTTTATGATTATTCCTAAGCACTTTTTTACACCTGATATCATTATTAAACGCAATCCTTTATCAGCAACGGCCAAACGTGCAGGTTGGATCGGCTGCAATATCGACTTACGACACGTACCAGAATCGGGAAAAATCTTTTTAGTAAAAGACCAGCATGTGATACCTCGTGATAACGTCACACAGCAATTTCAAAAAACCTTGTTCTTACGTGAGCAATCTAGTACTTCGCGTGGTTGGACACTGGATATATGGCAATGTGTTGACAGACTTGATACCCATTTTTCTCTCAATCAAGCTTATGCTTTTTCTGATGAGCTACAGCTCAAACATCCTAATAACAATCACATCAAGGATAAAATCCGTCAGCAATTACAAGTCTTGCGTGATAAGGGTATTATTGAATTTATAAATCGCGGGAACTATAGAAAACTATACTAA
- a CDS encoding aminotransferase class IV gives MPMSSSWFCLHSSENETDLTQATLSLDNRGLAYGDGFFTTMGVIDGQILWLDYHHQRLISHQKALQLDLDSHSLITALTTHAQCLQQGVLKLIVVRAAQAIRGYGYISNASGSACDVWLKSSDMVVATDKQLCLPDGRFIPIQPVSRAICLSAQIACLPPPLAGLKSLNRLDTVMASAELQRIKSHLLSSDSSSHTPAQPSIEEGLLRDMNGCWIEGTMSNVFYQLADAPVTKPQSLESENIIDTVQEDSNYLMTGQWYTPSLTQSGVAGVMRQVIIDALSHTAYPVIIRPLQDDDLPLLRRLFFCNALRGIMPMANLTLLNDSVVTML, from the coding sequence ATGCCGATGTCTAGCAGCTGGTTTTGTCTACACTCATCAGAAAATGAGACAGATCTTACGCAAGCTACTTTGTCGTTGGACAATCGTGGACTGGCATATGGCGATGGTTTTTTTACCACCATGGGTGTGATTGACGGGCAGATACTGTGGTTGGATTATCATCATCAGCGTCTCATCTCCCATCAAAAAGCACTGCAACTCGATTTAGATAGTCATTCTTTAATAACTGCCTTAACAACGCATGCTCAGTGCTTACAACAAGGGGTGCTCAAGCTTATCGTTGTGCGAGCCGCGCAAGCTATCCGTGGGTATGGCTACATATCCAATGCGTCTGGGAGCGCTTGTGACGTTTGGCTAAAATCCTCAGATATGGTGGTCGCAACTGATAAGCAGCTGTGCTTACCAGATGGGCGCTTCATTCCTATACAGCCAGTTAGTCGAGCCATTTGCTTATCAGCACAAATTGCTTGCTTGCCGCCACCATTAGCAGGGTTAAAAAGTCTTAACCGGCTCGATACCGTGATGGCAAGTGCTGAGCTACAACGCATCAAATCACACTTATTATCATCTGACTCATCATCACATACTCCTGCACAGCCAAGCATTGAAGAAGGGCTGCTGCGAGACATGAATGGCTGCTGGATTGAGGGCACGATGAGTAATGTGTTCTATCAGCTAGCGGATGCGCCAGTAACAAAACCACAGTCTCTAGAGTCGGAAAACATCATTGATACCGTCCAAGAGGATTCTAATTATCTGATGACTGGTCAATGGTATACGCCTTCTTTGACGCAATCGGGCGTTGCTGGCGTGATGCGACAAGTGATTATAGATGCTTTGTCCCATACAGCCTATCCAGTTATCATCAGGCCATTGCAAGATGATGATTTGCCACTTTTAAGGCGCTTGTTTTTTTGCAATGCCTTGCGCGGTATCATGCCGATGGCTAATCTGACGTTATTGAATGATAGCGTAGTGACAATGCTGTAA
- the plsB gene encoding glycerol-3-phosphate 1-O-acyltransferase PlsB: MIPKFLKKRIFTAPTTTDSAMTTDGNPVASTPYAKAPINQLYRKLSGQLLDVAVKPKLLGELPEFDADDQTLIFYVLQDYSRSNSILIDLQTQEHRLPPALVGVNDAAHRIKENAAIVFLNHPHAKDTPLSPRLSRLVSAVLQYPELKVRLVPVSILWGRAPEKEDSLFKLLTADNWEDPSITKQLFNIGVMGRDTFVQFHPPQDLRTIIDTHLKDDTEDSDLVDAVTTDLKDPSEQATNSDSKQDAAATPHYALVATADSNRELVRNIQQQLTIYLDKQRASMLGPDLSDRRNLVDKLVYSPAIKHAIEAEAEKTGTSVRDARLLAKGYANEMVNDYSHSIVRGFYKFLTWLWTQLYDGVEVHHFERVREIATDYELVYVPCHRSHVDYLLLSYVIYKSGLSIPYIAAGDNLDVPVLGPLLRGAVAFYIRRSFRGNALYTAVLREYMHTLITRNTPIEYFIEGGRSRSGRLLPPKMGMLAMTVHSQLRQTNKPVVFIPTYIGYERIMEGGTYVGELKGKPKESESLIGLLKVGRKIERIFGTVHLSFGKPLYLSEFMQKFDVSANSLPADRTDTPLDDKTSAMVDNIGVKVMQHINKAAVVTPVSLLSLVLLSAPKAALDEESCREQIALYQGLAQQLAYSDDTVITDMSPQQIIDYGIKLKLIERTPHILGDIIQIAGKQAALLSYFRNNILHVFILLSFLAALVARNGRMERSRLDSIAEQLYPFLQSELFLYYPAHGLADTINKKVDTLLSHGLIVELGDGKLSVPESNSKCYQQLQVLATPVGQSLERYFMTLALLAQQGSGNLTESEVVDLCHLLGQRLSVLYADDIPDFFDRALFTSFLSALTRLDYLQKDEETGVLTFDHRINDIAHHAKYVLTPDMMQILHQVASLDESEITHAITEISNKKQRKFGRKR; encoded by the coding sequence ATGATACCGAAGTTCCTGAAAAAACGGATTTTTACAGCGCCAACGACTACTGATAGTGCTATGACAACTGATGGCAACCCAGTCGCCTCTACGCCTTATGCAAAAGCCCCGATCAATCAGCTGTACCGTAAGCTCTCGGGTCAGTTACTTGACGTCGCAGTCAAACCCAAACTATTAGGGGAGCTGCCGGAGTTCGATGCAGACGATCAGACACTCATATTTTATGTGTTGCAAGATTATTCGCGTTCAAACAGTATTTTGATTGACTTGCAGACACAAGAGCATCGATTGCCGCCCGCATTGGTTGGGGTCAACGATGCCGCTCATCGTATCAAAGAAAATGCGGCTATCGTTTTTTTGAATCATCCTCATGCCAAAGACACGCCATTGTCACCGCGCCTTTCACGTCTCGTGTCTGCGGTATTGCAATATCCAGAGCTAAAGGTACGTTTGGTACCTGTATCTATCTTATGGGGACGGGCGCCAGAAAAAGAAGATTCGCTCTTTAAGCTATTAACAGCCGATAACTGGGAAGATCCTAGCATCACAAAACAGCTGTTTAATATCGGTGTGATGGGACGTGATACCTTTGTCCAGTTCCATCCACCCCAAGATTTACGCACCATTATTGACACTCATCTTAAAGACGATACAGAAGACTCTGACCTCGTCGATGCGGTCACCACTGACTTAAAAGACCCATCAGAACAAGCGACCAATAGCGACAGCAAACAAGACGCCGCTGCAACACCACATTATGCATTGGTCGCAACCGCTGACAGCAACCGTGAATTGGTGCGTAACATACAACAGCAGCTCACGATTTATTTAGACAAGCAACGGGCCAGTATGTTGGGTCCTGACTTATCAGATAGGCGCAATTTGGTTGATAAGCTGGTGTATTCGCCAGCGATCAAGCACGCCATAGAAGCGGAAGCCGAAAAGACGGGCACCAGTGTTCGTGATGCTCGTTTGCTTGCCAAAGGGTATGCCAATGAGATGGTTAATGACTATTCGCACTCAATTGTGCGAGGTTTTTATAAGTTCTTAACCTGGTTGTGGACGCAATTGTATGATGGCGTAGAAGTGCATCATTTCGAGCGTGTTCGTGAGATTGCCACTGACTACGAACTGGTTTATGTGCCTTGTCATCGTAGTCATGTTGACTATCTGTTGCTGTCTTATGTGATTTATAAAAGTGGTCTTAGTATTCCGTATATCGCCGCGGGCGACAACTTAGATGTTCCTGTATTAGGGCCATTATTACGGGGCGCTGTTGCCTTTTATATACGTCGTAGTTTCCGTGGTAATGCACTCTACACGGCGGTTCTACGTGAGTATATGCATACGCTCATCACTCGTAATACGCCAATTGAATACTTTATTGAGGGTGGTCGCTCACGTTCAGGGCGTTTGTTACCGCCTAAAATGGGTATGCTAGCGATGACCGTACACAGTCAATTGCGTCAGACCAATAAACCTGTGGTATTCATTCCGACTTATATCGGCTATGAGCGTATCATGGAAGGCGGTACGTATGTTGGTGAGCTAAAAGGTAAACCAAAAGAGTCCGAATCTTTAATCGGTCTGCTCAAGGTGGGTCGTAAAATTGAACGTATCTTTGGTACAGTTCACTTAAGCTTTGGTAAGCCTTTATACCTAAGCGAATTCATGCAAAAATTCGATGTGTCTGCTAATAGTCTGCCTGCTGATCGTACCGATACACCATTAGACGACAAAACCAGTGCCATGGTCGATAACATTGGTGTCAAGGTGATGCAGCATATCAATAAAGCAGCGGTAGTCACGCCAGTATCGCTGTTGTCATTGGTACTGCTCTCTGCCCCCAAGGCAGCATTGGATGAGGAAAGCTGCCGCGAGCAAATCGCCCTTTATCAGGGTCTTGCTCAGCAGCTGGCGTATTCAGATGACACGGTCATCACAGACATGAGCCCGCAGCAAATCATTGATTATGGTATCAAACTCAAGCTCATCGAACGCACACCACATATTTTAGGCGATATTATTCAGATCGCAGGCAAGCAGGCGGCATTGCTGAGCTATTTCCGTAATAACATTTTGCACGTCTTTATTTTATTGTCTTTCTTAGCGGCACTGGTCGCGCGTAACGGTCGTATGGAGCGCAGCCGCTTAGACAGTATCGCTGAGCAGCTATATCCATTCTTACAAAGCGAGCTGTTTTTATACTATCCAGCGCATGGCTTAGCCGATACCATCAACAAAAAAGTCGATACCTTACTGTCTCATGGTCTGATTGTAGAGCTTGGTGATGGTAAGCTCAGCGTGCCTGAGTCAAATAGCAAGTGCTATCAGCAGTTGCAAGTGCTGGCAACACCAGTTGGTCAAAGCCTTGAGCGTTATTTCATGACGCTTGCTCTACTCGCTCAGCAAGGCTCAGGCAATTTGACCGAAAGCGAGGTTGTTGATTTATGCCACCTGCTTGGACAGCGTTTGTCTGTACTCTATGCCGATGACATTCCTGATTTCTTCGATCGAGCTTTATTCACCAGTTTCCTCAGTGCATTGACTCGTCTTGATTATTTACAAAAAGACGAAGAGACGGGGGTCTTGACCTTTGACCATCGTATCAATGACATCGCTCACCATGCCAAGTACGTTCTCACGCCTG
- a CDS encoding acyl-CoA dehydrogenase C-terminal domain-containing protein, with the protein MLTYKAPLRDIKFLINDVFDYQTHYKSLDNGENADPETIDMILQGMADFSENVLAPIYQSGDEEGCHFENGEVTTPKGFKEAYNQFVEGGWQGISYPEEYGGMNLPTSINLIKAEMIGTANWPWAMYSGLSTGCINTLLQYGTDEQKALYLPKLVEGSWAGTMCLTEPQCGTDLGQVKSKAIPQDDGTYKISGTKIFISSGEHDLTDNIIHIVLARLPNAPEGTRGISLFIVPKFTPNAEGESGERNAVVCGSIEHKMGISASSTCVLNFDSATGYLIGEPHKGLKAMFTFMNTARIGTGIQGLAHTELSFQNALPYAKERRSMRTLSGTKDPEKVADAIIHHADVRRMLLTQKAFAEGGRSMIYHSARYADKMAQGIVNGDDEEFEKWDDKLGFYTPILKGFLTELGIEAAKHGQQIYGGHGYIKEWGMELIARDARIATMYEGTTGVQALDLLGRKVILQSKGKIIRDYTSSIMKWCGEYALDKDMRKFVWALTKLCAEWNTLTVRLMLMARKDREIISAASDDFLMYSGYVMMGYHWARMAAVAYEKLKNGGTEAPEFYQAKIQTAEFYFDKLLPRTSGHAEAMVAPSESMTSMEIEHFAFLD; encoded by the coding sequence ATGTTAACTTACAAAGCACCTTTACGTGATATCAAGTTTTTGATTAATGATGTCTTTGATTATCAAACCCATTACAAAAGCTTGGATAACGGTGAAAACGCTGATCCTGAAACGATTGACATGATCCTACAAGGCATGGCTGACTTTTCTGAGAATGTCCTCGCTCCTATCTATCAATCAGGCGATGAAGAAGGCTGTCATTTTGAAAATGGCGAAGTAACCACGCCAAAAGGCTTCAAAGAAGCTTACAACCAGTTTGTAGAAGGTGGCTGGCAAGGTATCTCATATCCTGAAGAATACGGCGGGATGAACTTACCGACGTCAATTAACTTGATCAAAGCTGAAATGATCGGTACTGCTAACTGGCCATGGGCGATGTACTCTGGCCTATCAACAGGCTGTATCAACACGCTACTGCAATACGGTACGGATGAGCAGAAAGCTCTTTATCTACCGAAGTTGGTCGAAGGCTCGTGGGCAGGTACGATGTGTTTGACTGAGCCACAGTGTGGTACGGATCTGGGCCAAGTAAAATCAAAAGCCATCCCGCAAGATGACGGTACCTATAAAATAAGTGGTACTAAAATCTTTATCTCAAGCGGTGAGCATGACCTAACAGACAATATTATTCATATTGTCTTAGCACGCCTACCAAATGCTCCAGAAGGCACACGCGGTATCTCACTATTTATCGTACCAAAATTCACGCCGAATGCTGAAGGCGAATCTGGCGAGCGCAATGCGGTTGTCTGCGGCTCAATCGAGCACAAAATGGGTATCAGCGCCTCTTCTACCTGTGTCTTGAACTTTGATAGTGCTACTGGCTACCTAATTGGCGAACCGCACAAAGGCTTAAAAGCGATGTTCACCTTTATGAACACTGCTCGTATCGGCACTGGTATCCAAGGTCTAGCGCACACTGAACTATCTTTCCAAAACGCGTTACCCTATGCAAAAGAACGTCGTTCTATGCGTACGCTATCTGGCACCAAAGACCCTGAAAAAGTAGCTGATGCTATTATTCACCATGCCGACGTACGCCGTATGCTGTTGACGCAAAAAGCCTTTGCTGAAGGCGGTCGCTCAATGATTTATCATTCAGCACGTTATGCGGACAAAATGGCACAGGGTATCGTTAATGGCGATGATGAAGAGTTCGAAAAATGGGATGACAAGCTAGGCTTTTACACCCCAATCCTAAAAGGTTTTTTAACTGAGCTGGGTATTGAAGCAGCCAAGCACGGTCAGCAAATTTATGGCGGTCACGGCTATATCAAAGAATGGGGTATGGAGCTAATCGCTCGTGATGCTCGTATCGCGACCATGTACGAAGGTACGACTGGCGTACAGGCACTGGATCTATTAGGCCGTAAGGTTATTTTACAGTCTAAAGGTAAAATCATTCGTGATTATACCTCAAGCATCATGAAGTGGTGCGGTGAATATGCCCTTGATAAAGACATGCGTAAATTTGTTTGGGCACTCACTAAGCTATGTGCTGAATGGAACACATTGACAGTACGCTTGATGCTGATGGCTCGTAAAGACCGTGAAATCATCTCAGCGGCCTCTGATGATTTCTTAATGTACTCAGGTTATGTGATGATGGGTTACCACTGGGCACGCATGGCAGCCGTTGCTTATGAAAAGCTTAAAAACGGTGGCACTGAAGCACCAGAGTTCTATCAAGCAAAAATCCAAACTGCCGAGTTCTATTTTGATAAGCTTTTACCACGTACGTCTGGTCACGCTGAGGCAATGGTGGCGCCAAGTGAAAGCATGACGTCAATGGAAATCGAGCATTTTGCTTTTCTAGACTAG